The Ziziphus jujuba cultivar Dongzao chromosome 7, ASM3175591v1 genome includes a region encoding these proteins:
- the LOC107425574 gene encoding peroxisomal ATPase PEX1 isoform X4, with translation MELEVKLVAGIENCFVSLPLLLIQTLQSSSQSHSGLLGEVLALELRSRTSDDRWVVAWSGATSFSSGIEIAQQFAECISLGDRTKVQVRALSNVPRATLVTIEPNNEDDWEVLELNSEVAEAAILKQVRIVQEAMRFPLWLHGSTSITFLVTSTFPKKAVVQLVPGTEVAVAPKRRKKNVNLNEDMDMLSSSNENVAKALVRIQDADKRFICKNIVKGVELGVSLTSVAIIHPETAKKFSLDSLQLVFVVPRLPLKERITSSGNDALRVKSSSTSKGAKNGTFTDRKEQHQAIVRLLISDSVAEGHVMIAQCLRVYLRVSLHSWVYLKGCNVLKKDIPSLSLSPCHFKMPGKEKASEKNGLEVLHSHKNHKKKDMLIKPGSGTYMEIADWSTYDEVIAALSYESHSNQDEKVARQSDNRNGLQSLLKAWFLAQLDAISSHTGEEVNSLVLGHETLLHFEVTNYKFGAQVKVQASCNGTLESRNETRELPVQILYSLTTAEESHHGGYAYELVLDEKNRRSNSQGGLAVFENVEVGDPVAFNSVSERIFNEDSSCDISSLSWMGTSTSDVINRLTVLLSPASGMWLSSYRLPLPGHVLIYGPPGSGKTLLARGTAKSLQEHKDLLAHIVFVSCSRLASEKALTIRHALSGYISEALDHAPSLVILDDLDSIISSSSDTEGSQPSGSVISLTEFLIDIMDEYGEKRKISCGIGPLAFAACVQSLESIPQSLSSSGRFDFHIQLPAPAAKERVAILKHEIQRRCLQCSDSILVDVASKCDGYDAYDLEILVDRTIHAAVGRFMPYLSADEDEKATLNRDDFSRAMHDFLPVAMRDITKSASEGGRSGWDDVGGLTDIQKSIREMIEFPSKFPNIFAQAPLRLRSNVLLYGPPGCGKTHIVGAAAAACSLRFISIKGPELLNKYIGASEQAVRGI, from the exons ATGGAATTGGAGGTGAAGTTGGTAGCCGGCATAGAAAACTGCTTCGTCTCCCTCCCCCTTCTCCTAATCCAAACCCTCCAATCCTCTTCACAGTCTCACTCTGGCCTCCTCGGCGAAGTTCTCGCTCTCGAGCTCCGCTCTCGCACCAGCGACGATCGCTGGGTCGTCGCATGGTCCGGTGCCACTTCTTTTTCTTCGGGAATTGAG ATTGCTCAGCAATTTGCAGAGTGCATTTCTTTGGGGGATCGTACGAAGGTTCAAGTCCGAGCTCTTTCGAATGTGCCCAGGGCAACTCTAGTGACGATTGAGCCCAATAATGAGGATGATTGGGAAGTTTTGGAGCTTAACTCGGAGGTTGCAGAAGCCGCCATATTGAAGCAG GTCAGGATTGTCCAAGAAGCAATGAGATTTCCTTTGTGGTTGCATGGCAGCACTAGCATTACATTCCTTGTTACTTCAACTTTCCCCAAGAAAGCGGTGG TGCAACTTGTGCCAGGAACTGAAGTTGCTGTTGCTCCAAAGAGACGcaagaaaaatgttaatttaaatgAAGATATGGACATGCTATCTTCCAGTAATGAAAATGTTGCAAAGGCATTAGTCCGCATTCAAGATGCTGACAAGAGatttatttgcaaaaatattgtCAAAGGTGTTGAGCTTGGTGTAAGCCTCACTTCTGTTGCTATCATTCACCCAGAAACAgcaaaaaaattctcactagaTTCTCTTCAGTTAGTATTTGTAGTACCACGTTTACCATTGAAGGAGAGGATAACAAGTTCTGGAAATGATGCATTGAGAGTTAAAAGCAGTTCAACTTCGAAGGGAGCTAAGAATGGAACTTTCACTGACAGAAAAGAGCAGCATCAAGCAATTGTTCGTTTGTTGATTTCAGATTCGGTGGCTGAAGGGCATGTGATGATTGCTCAATGTCTCCGTGTCTACTTGAGAGTCAGCTTGCATTCAT GGGTTTATTTAAAAGGATGCAATGTTTTGAAGAAAGATATTCCCTCTCTTTCACTTTCTCCTTGCCACTTTAAGATGCCAGGTAAAGAGAAGGCTTCTGAGAAAAATGGTTTGGAAGTACTCCATAGccataaaaatcataaaaagaaagatatgcTTATCAAACCTGGCTCAGGAACCTATATGGAGATTGCGGATTGGTCAACTTATGATGAAGTTATCGCTGCTCTTTCTTATGAATCCCATTCTAATCAGGATGAGAAGGTTGCTCGCCAGTCTGATAACAGAAATGGATTACAAAGCCTTCTTAAGGCATGGTTCCTTGCCCAATTGGATGCTATTTCTTCACATACGGGAGAAGAAGTTAATTCATTGGTTTTAGGACATGAAACCTTGCTTCACTTTGAAGTGACAAATTACAAGTTTGGGGCTCAAGTGAAGGTACAAGCATCATGTAATGGTACTCTGGAAAGCAGAAATGAGACTAGAGAATTGCCAgtacaaattttatattcattgaCTACTGCTGAGGAATCTCATCATGGTGGATATGCATATGAGCTTGTATTGGATGAAAAAAATAGGAGGAGCAATAGTCAGGGAGGCCTAGCTGTTTTTGAAAATGTGGAAGTTGGGGACCCTGTAGCCTTTAATTCTGTCAGTGAGAGGATATTCAATGAAGATAGTAGTTGTGATATATCTTCCTTGAGCTGGATGGGAACATCTACTTCAGATGTGATAAATA GGTTAACAGTGTTGTTATCTCCTGCTTCTGGGATGTGGTTGAGTTCCTATCGTCTTCCTCTCCCTGGACATGTTCTGATATATGGGCCTCCT GGCTCTGGAAAGACATTATTAGCAAGAGGCACTGCAAAATCTCTCCAGGAACATAAAGACCTTTTAGCACACAT AGTTTTTGTATCTTGCTCTCGCCTTGCTTCAGAAAAGGCCTTGACCATTCGCCACGCACTTTCTGGCTACATTTCTGAGGCTTTGGATCATGCACCATCTCTTGTCATCCTTGACGATCTTGATAGCATTATTTCATCCTCTTCTGACACAGAAGGATCTCAACCCTCAGGATCTGTTATTTCGTTAACGGAATTTTTAATAGACATTATGGATGAATATGGG GAAAAAAGGAAGATCTCTTGTGGAATTGGTCCCCTTGCCTTTGCAGCTTGTGTACAGTCTTTAGAGAGTATACCACAGTCATTAAGCTCTTCAG GGAGGTTTGACTTTCACATCCAACTGCCTGCTCCTGCTGCCAAGGAACGCGTGGCCATACTGAAACATGAAATTCAGAGGCGTTGTTTACAATGTTCTGATAGCATCTTAGTAGATGTAGCTTCCAAATGCGATGGCTATGATGCATATGATCTG GAAATATTGGTTGATAGAACCATTCATGCTGCTGTTGGTCGATTTATGCCTTATCTTTCAGCTGACGAGGATGAAAAGGCCACTTTAAATAGGGATGATTTTTCTAGGGCAATGCATGATTTTCTTCCTGTTGCCATGCGTGACATCACTAAATCTGCTTCTGAAGGGGGTCGGTCTGGGTGGGATGACGTTGGTGGTCTTACTGACATTCAAAAGTCTATCAGAGag ATGATTGAATTTCCTTCTAAGTTCCCAAATATCTTTGCACAAGCTCCTTTAAGGTTGAGGTCAAATGTTTTACTATATGGGCCTCCTGGTTGTGGCAAGACACATATCGTtggtgctgctgctgctgcctgTTCACTACGATTTATATCTATTAAAGGGCCGGAGCTATTGAATAAATACATTGGTGCTTCTGAGCAAGCTGTAAGAGgcatataa
- the LOC107425574 gene encoding peroxisomal ATPase PEX1 isoform X1: MELEVKLVAGIENCFVSLPLLLIQTLQSSSQSHSGLLGEVLALELRSRTSDDRWVVAWSGATSFSSGIEIAQQFAECISLGDRTKVQVRALSNVPRATLVTIEPNNEDDWEVLELNSEVAEAAILKQVRIVQEAMRFPLWLHGSTSITFLVTSTFPKKAVVQLVPGTEVAVAPKRRKKNVNLNEDMDMLSSSNENVAKALVRIQDADKRFICKNIVKGVELGVSLTSVAIIHPETAKKFSLDSLQLVFVVPRLPLKERITSSGNDALRVKSSSTSKGAKNGTFTDRKEQHQAIVRLLISDSVAEGHVMIAQCLRVYLRVSLHSWVYLKGCNVLKKDIPSLSLSPCHFKMPGKEKASEKNGLEVLHSHKNHKKKDMLIKPGSGTYMEIADWSTYDEVIAALSYESHSNQDEKVARQSDNRNGLQSLLKAWFLAQLDAISSHTGEEVNSLVLGHETLLHFEVTNYKFGAQVKVQASCNGTLESRNETRELPVQILYSLTTAEESHHGGYAYELVLDEKNRRSNSQGGLAVFENVEVGDPVAFNSVSERIFNEDSSCDISSLSWMGTSTSDVINRLTVLLSPASGMWLSSYRLPLPGHVLIYGPPGSGKTLLARGTAKSLQEHKDLLAHIVFVSCSRLASEKALTIRHALSGYISEALDHAPSLVILDDLDSIISSSSDTEGSQPSGSVISLTEFLIDIMDEYGEKRKISCGIGPLAFAACVQSLESIPQSLSSSGRFDFHIQLPAPAAKERVAILKHEIQRRCLQCSDSILVDVASKCDGYDAYDLEILVDRTIHAAVGRFMPYLSADEDEKATLNRDDFSRAMHDFLPVAMRDITKSASEGGRSGWDDVGGLTDIQKSIREMIEFPSKFPNIFAQAPLRLRSNVLLYGPPGCGKTHIVGAAAAACSLRFISIKGPELLNKYIGASEQAVRDIFSKAAAAAPCLLFFDEFDSIAPKRGHDNTGVTDRVVNQFLTELDGVEVLTGVFVFAATSRPDLLDAALLRPGRLDRLLYCGFPSERERLDILTVLSRKLPLADDVDLAAVASITEGFSGADLQALLSDAQLAAVHELLGGSNKNEPGKNPVITNGLLKSTASKARPSVSKAEKERLDGIYRQFLDSKRPVAEQSRDAKGKRATLA, translated from the exons ATGGAATTGGAGGTGAAGTTGGTAGCCGGCATAGAAAACTGCTTCGTCTCCCTCCCCCTTCTCCTAATCCAAACCCTCCAATCCTCTTCACAGTCTCACTCTGGCCTCCTCGGCGAAGTTCTCGCTCTCGAGCTCCGCTCTCGCACCAGCGACGATCGCTGGGTCGTCGCATGGTCCGGTGCCACTTCTTTTTCTTCGGGAATTGAG ATTGCTCAGCAATTTGCAGAGTGCATTTCTTTGGGGGATCGTACGAAGGTTCAAGTCCGAGCTCTTTCGAATGTGCCCAGGGCAACTCTAGTGACGATTGAGCCCAATAATGAGGATGATTGGGAAGTTTTGGAGCTTAACTCGGAGGTTGCAGAAGCCGCCATATTGAAGCAG GTCAGGATTGTCCAAGAAGCAATGAGATTTCCTTTGTGGTTGCATGGCAGCACTAGCATTACATTCCTTGTTACTTCAACTTTCCCCAAGAAAGCGGTGG TGCAACTTGTGCCAGGAACTGAAGTTGCTGTTGCTCCAAAGAGACGcaagaaaaatgttaatttaaatgAAGATATGGACATGCTATCTTCCAGTAATGAAAATGTTGCAAAGGCATTAGTCCGCATTCAAGATGCTGACAAGAGatttatttgcaaaaatattgtCAAAGGTGTTGAGCTTGGTGTAAGCCTCACTTCTGTTGCTATCATTCACCCAGAAACAgcaaaaaaattctcactagaTTCTCTTCAGTTAGTATTTGTAGTACCACGTTTACCATTGAAGGAGAGGATAACAAGTTCTGGAAATGATGCATTGAGAGTTAAAAGCAGTTCAACTTCGAAGGGAGCTAAGAATGGAACTTTCACTGACAGAAAAGAGCAGCATCAAGCAATTGTTCGTTTGTTGATTTCAGATTCGGTGGCTGAAGGGCATGTGATGATTGCTCAATGTCTCCGTGTCTACTTGAGAGTCAGCTTGCATTCAT GGGTTTATTTAAAAGGATGCAATGTTTTGAAGAAAGATATTCCCTCTCTTTCACTTTCTCCTTGCCACTTTAAGATGCCAGGTAAAGAGAAGGCTTCTGAGAAAAATGGTTTGGAAGTACTCCATAGccataaaaatcataaaaagaaagatatgcTTATCAAACCTGGCTCAGGAACCTATATGGAGATTGCGGATTGGTCAACTTATGATGAAGTTATCGCTGCTCTTTCTTATGAATCCCATTCTAATCAGGATGAGAAGGTTGCTCGCCAGTCTGATAACAGAAATGGATTACAAAGCCTTCTTAAGGCATGGTTCCTTGCCCAATTGGATGCTATTTCTTCACATACGGGAGAAGAAGTTAATTCATTGGTTTTAGGACATGAAACCTTGCTTCACTTTGAAGTGACAAATTACAAGTTTGGGGCTCAAGTGAAGGTACAAGCATCATGTAATGGTACTCTGGAAAGCAGAAATGAGACTAGAGAATTGCCAgtacaaattttatattcattgaCTACTGCTGAGGAATCTCATCATGGTGGATATGCATATGAGCTTGTATTGGATGAAAAAAATAGGAGGAGCAATAGTCAGGGAGGCCTAGCTGTTTTTGAAAATGTGGAAGTTGGGGACCCTGTAGCCTTTAATTCTGTCAGTGAGAGGATATTCAATGAAGATAGTAGTTGTGATATATCTTCCTTGAGCTGGATGGGAACATCTACTTCAGATGTGATAAATA GGTTAACAGTGTTGTTATCTCCTGCTTCTGGGATGTGGTTGAGTTCCTATCGTCTTCCTCTCCCTGGACATGTTCTGATATATGGGCCTCCT GGCTCTGGAAAGACATTATTAGCAAGAGGCACTGCAAAATCTCTCCAGGAACATAAAGACCTTTTAGCACACAT AGTTTTTGTATCTTGCTCTCGCCTTGCTTCAGAAAAGGCCTTGACCATTCGCCACGCACTTTCTGGCTACATTTCTGAGGCTTTGGATCATGCACCATCTCTTGTCATCCTTGACGATCTTGATAGCATTATTTCATCCTCTTCTGACACAGAAGGATCTCAACCCTCAGGATCTGTTATTTCGTTAACGGAATTTTTAATAGACATTATGGATGAATATGGG GAAAAAAGGAAGATCTCTTGTGGAATTGGTCCCCTTGCCTTTGCAGCTTGTGTACAGTCTTTAGAGAGTATACCACAGTCATTAAGCTCTTCAG GGAGGTTTGACTTTCACATCCAACTGCCTGCTCCTGCTGCCAAGGAACGCGTGGCCATACTGAAACATGAAATTCAGAGGCGTTGTTTACAATGTTCTGATAGCATCTTAGTAGATGTAGCTTCCAAATGCGATGGCTATGATGCATATGATCTG GAAATATTGGTTGATAGAACCATTCATGCTGCTGTTGGTCGATTTATGCCTTATCTTTCAGCTGACGAGGATGAAAAGGCCACTTTAAATAGGGATGATTTTTCTAGGGCAATGCATGATTTTCTTCCTGTTGCCATGCGTGACATCACTAAATCTGCTTCTGAAGGGGGTCGGTCTGGGTGGGATGACGTTGGTGGTCTTACTGACATTCAAAAGTCTATCAGAGag ATGATTGAATTTCCTTCTAAGTTCCCAAATATCTTTGCACAAGCTCCTTTAAGGTTGAGGTCAAATGTTTTACTATATGGGCCTCCTGGTTGTGGCAAGACACATATCGTtggtgctgctgctgctgcctgTTCACTACGATTTATATCTATTAAAGGGCCGGAGCTATTGAATAAATACATTGGTGCTTCTGAGCAAGCT GTTCGGGATATATTCTCCAAAGCAGCAGCTGCAGCACCATGCCTTCTCTTTTTCGATGAATTTGATTCCATTGCCCCGAAGAGAGGACATGACAATACAGGAGTAACTGATCGTGTTGTTAATCAA TTTCTTACTGAATTAGATGGTGTCGAAGTTTTGACTGGTGTATTTGTTTTTGCTGCAACAAG TAGACCAGATCTACTTGATGCTGCACTTTTAAGACCTGGCAGGCTGGATCGCCTTTTATACTGTGGTTTTCCATCTGAACGTGAAAGGCTGGATATTCTTACAGTTCTTTCTAGAAAG